Proteins from a genomic interval of Geodermatophilus obscurus DSM 43160:
- a CDS encoding fumarate reductase/succinate dehydrogenase flavoprotein subunit: protein MSLDLFSVGDPIADTKAPRDVPIGERWSTRRFRARLVNPANRRKLTVIVVGTGLAGGSAAATLGEAGYKVKNFWFHDSPRRAHSVAAQGGINAAKNYRNDGDSVHRLFYDTVKGGDFRSREDNVHRLAEVSVSIIDQCVAQGVPFAREYGGLLDNRSFGGAQVSRTFYARGQTGQQLLYGAYQALERQMAAGTVEQFARHEMLDLIIVDGRARGIVARNLITGEVSTHFADAVVLATGGYSNVFYLSTNAKGSNATAIWRAHKRGAYFANPCYTQIHPTCIPVKGDYQSKLTLMSESLRNDGRVWVPKERGDSRDPREIPESERDYYLERIYPAFGNLVPRDIASRQAKNVCDEGRGVGPGGLGVYLDFGDAMERLGRPAIEAKYGNLFDMYAQITGEDPYETPMRIYPAVHYTMGGLWVDYDLQSTIPGMFVIGEANFSDHGANRLGASALMQGLADGYFVLPNTINDYLADGPFEKVDDSHPAVAEALQDVQGRVQKLLSINGSRTPASFHRELGRLMWDLCGMERSEEGLRKALDRIPEIRQEFWTNLKVSGDLDTINPTLEHAGRVADFIDLAELMCVDALHRAESCGGHFRAESQTPEGEALRDDENFAYVAAWEWTPEGAPPVLHREALEYEYVHLAQRSYK from the coding sequence ATGTCTCTCGATCTCTTCTCCGTCGGCGACCCGATCGCCGACACCAAGGCACCCCGGGACGTGCCGATCGGCGAGCGGTGGAGCACCCGCCGGTTCCGGGCCCGCCTGGTCAACCCGGCCAACCGCCGCAAGCTGACCGTCATCGTCGTCGGCACCGGCCTGGCCGGCGGTTCGGCCGCCGCGACGCTCGGCGAGGCCGGCTACAAGGTCAAGAACTTCTGGTTCCACGACAGCCCGCGCCGGGCACACAGCGTCGCCGCACAGGGCGGCATCAACGCCGCGAAGAACTACCGCAACGACGGCGACAGCGTGCACCGGCTGTTCTACGACACCGTCAAGGGCGGCGACTTCCGGTCCCGCGAGGACAACGTGCACCGCCTCGCCGAGGTCAGCGTCAGCATCATCGACCAGTGCGTCGCGCAGGGAGTCCCCTTCGCCCGCGAGTACGGCGGCCTGCTCGACAACCGCTCCTTCGGCGGTGCGCAGGTGTCGCGCACCTTCTACGCCCGCGGGCAGACCGGTCAGCAGCTGCTCTACGGCGCCTACCAGGCGCTGGAGCGGCAGATGGCGGCCGGCACCGTCGAGCAGTTCGCCCGGCACGAGATGCTCGACCTGATCATCGTCGACGGCCGGGCCCGGGGCATCGTGGCGCGCAACCTCATCACCGGCGAGGTCAGCACCCACTTCGCCGACGCCGTCGTCCTGGCCACCGGCGGGTACAGCAACGTCTTCTACCTGTCCACGAACGCCAAGGGCTCCAACGCCACGGCGATCTGGCGGGCGCACAAGCGGGGCGCGTACTTCGCCAACCCCTGCTACACGCAGATCCACCCGACCTGCATCCCGGTCAAGGGCGACTACCAGTCCAAGCTCACGCTGATGAGCGAGTCGCTGCGCAACGACGGCCGCGTGTGGGTGCCCAAGGAGCGCGGCGACAGCCGCGACCCACGCGAGATCCCCGAGTCCGAGCGCGACTACTACCTCGAGCGGATCTACCCCGCGTTCGGCAACCTGGTGCCCCGCGACATCGCCTCGCGCCAGGCGAAGAACGTCTGCGACGAGGGCCGCGGCGTGGGCCCGGGCGGGCTGGGCGTCTACCTGGACTTCGGCGACGCGATGGAGCGGCTGGGCCGGCCGGCCATCGAGGCCAAGTACGGCAACCTGTTCGACATGTACGCCCAGATCACGGGCGAGGACCCCTACGAGACGCCGATGCGGATCTACCCGGCGGTCCACTACACGATGGGCGGGTTGTGGGTCGACTACGACCTGCAGTCGACCATCCCCGGCATGTTCGTGATCGGCGAGGCCAACTTCTCCGACCACGGCGCGAACCGCCTGGGCGCCAGCGCGCTGATGCAGGGCCTGGCCGACGGCTACTTCGTGCTGCCGAACACCATCAACGACTACCTGGCCGACGGCCCCTTCGAGAAGGTCGACGACAGCCACCCGGCCGTCGCCGAGGCGCTGCAGGACGTGCAGGGCAGGGTGCAGAAGCTGCTGTCGATCAACGGCAGCCGCACCCCCGCCTCGTTCCACCGCGAGCTCGGCCGGCTGATGTGGGACCTGTGCGGCATGGAGCGCTCGGAGGAGGGTCTGCGCAAGGCCCTGGACCGGATTCCCGAGATCCGCCAGGAGTTCTGGACGAACCTCAAGGTCTCCGGCGACCTGGACACGATCAACCCGACCCTGGAGCACGCCGGCCGCGTCGCCGACTTCATCGACCTCGCCGAGCTGATGTGCGTCGACGCCCTCCACCGCGCCGAGAGCTGTGGCGGGCACTTCCGGGCCGAGAGCCAGACCCCCGAGGGCGAGGCGCTGCGCGACGACGAGAACTTCGCCTACGTGGCCGCGTGGGAGTGGACGCCGGAGGGCGCTCCCCCCGTCCTGCACCGCGAAGCCCTCGAGTACGAGTACGTCCACCTCGCCCAGCGCAGCTACAAGTGA
- a CDS encoding succinate dehydrogenase cytochrome b subunit, producing the protein MVTVTQPGQRRTPKVAKTNSVAKKAVVAVTGIIMVLYLIAHMIGNLKVFAGRESFNGYSEWIRTIGEPAVPAQTTLTIIRIVLLTVVIAHAWAVISLWRQAKRARPHGYVTKKAVAQSYASRTMRWGGVIVGLFIVYHILDLTMGVANPEGPDGTPYDRLIAGFSNPLITAVYVLALVLLGMHLRHGIWSATQTLGQSNKRREKTVNLFALVFSVVLIGGFLVVPFSVLFGLVG; encoded by the coding sequence GTGGTGACGGTGACGCAGCCGGGACAGCGCAGGACTCCCAAGGTGGCCAAGACCAACTCGGTGGCCAAGAAGGCCGTCGTGGCGGTCACCGGCATCATCATGGTCCTGTACCTGATCGCGCACATGATCGGGAACCTCAAGGTCTTCGCCGGCCGCGAGTCCTTCAACGGGTACTCGGAGTGGATCCGCACGATCGGCGAGCCGGCCGTCCCCGCGCAGACGACGCTGACCATCATCCGCATCGTCCTGCTGACCGTGGTCATCGCGCACGCCTGGGCGGTGATCTCGCTGTGGCGACAGGCCAAGCGGGCCCGGCCGCACGGCTACGTCACCAAGAAGGCCGTGGCCCAGAGCTACGCCTCGCGGACCATGCGCTGGGGCGGCGTGATCGTCGGCCTCTTCATCGTCTACCACATCCTCGACCTCACGATGGGCGTGGCCAACCCCGAGGGCCCCGACGGCACCCCCTACGACCGTCTGATCGCCGGCTTCTCCAACCCGCTCATCACCGCGGTCTACGTGCTGGCGCTGGTCCTGCTCGGCATGCACCTGCGGCACGGCATCTGGAGCGCCACGCAGACCCTCGGGCAGAGCAACAAGCGCCGGGAGAAGACGGTCAACCTCTTCGCCCTCGTGTTCTCCGTGGTGCTCATCGGCGGCTTCCTGGTCGTCCCCTTCAGCGTTCTCTTCGGCCTCGTCGGCTAA
- a CDS encoding sulfite oxidase-like oxidoreductase — MAGPTRGFLGRRRERDPRLPPGQYDAGRDWPVLTAEPTPRISPETWSITVDGRVENPTTWTWDEAHRLPRSEYRGDIHCVTTWSKFDTSFAGVSVDTLLEAARPTPEAHFVVATSKTGYTTNLPLEDVTGGKAWVVWEYDGGPLPIEHGGPVRLLVPHLYFWKSAKWVTRLTLLQRDQPGFWEQNGYHDRGDPWREQRYQGD; from the coding sequence ATGGCTGGACCCACGCGAGGATTCCTCGGACGGCGCCGGGAGCGCGACCCGCGCCTGCCGCCCGGGCAGTACGACGCCGGCCGCGACTGGCCGGTGCTGACCGCCGAGCCGACGCCGCGCATCTCGCCGGAGACCTGGAGCATCACCGTCGACGGCCGGGTGGAGAACCCGACGACGTGGACCTGGGACGAGGCCCACCGGCTGCCGCGCTCGGAGTACCGCGGCGACATCCACTGCGTCACCACGTGGTCGAAGTTCGACACCTCGTTCGCCGGCGTCAGCGTCGACACCCTGCTCGAGGCGGCCCGCCCGACCCCCGAGGCGCACTTCGTCGTCGCGACGTCCAAGACCGGCTACACCACCAACCTGCCGCTGGAGGACGTCACCGGCGGGAAGGCGTGGGTGGTGTGGGAGTACGACGGCGGCCCGCTGCCCATCGAGCACGGCGGCCCGGTGCGGCTGCTCGTGCCGCACCTCTACTTCTGGAAGAGCGCCAAGTGGGTCACCCGGCTGACCCTCCTGCAGCGCGACCAGCCCGGCTTCTGGGAGCAGAACGGCTACCACGACCGCGGCGACCCGTGGCGCGAGCAGCGCTACCAGGGTGACTGA
- a CDS encoding FAD-binding oxidoreductase, whose translation MELQLDVADRVRHLAGQHYVVRLTADDGYTAQRSYSVASAPGDPLVELFVERLDDGEVSTFLADVVEPGDRLEVRGPIGGWFVWDGERPALLVGGGTGVVPLVAMLRAARDLGRTDLLRTAVSTRTLAELPYADELLEAGALVVTTREPHGVRPAGRLTAADLVPLCEPGRTAYVCGSDGFAEAASRLLVDLGIPAADVRVERFGASG comes from the coding sequence GTGGAGCTGCAGCTCGACGTCGCCGACCGGGTTCGGCACCTGGCCGGCCAGCACTACGTCGTCCGGCTGACCGCCGACGACGGCTACACCGCCCAGCGGTCGTACTCGGTCGCCTCCGCGCCGGGGGACCCGCTGGTCGAGCTGTTCGTCGAGCGCCTGGACGACGGCGAGGTCTCCACCTTCCTCGCCGACGTCGTCGAGCCCGGCGACCGGCTGGAGGTGCGCGGCCCGATCGGCGGCTGGTTCGTGTGGGACGGCGAGCGGCCGGCGCTGCTGGTCGGCGGCGGCACCGGCGTCGTCCCGCTGGTCGCCATGCTGCGCGCCGCGCGCGATCTCGGCCGCACCGACCTGCTGCGCACCGCCGTGTCGACCCGCACGCTCGCCGAGCTGCCCTACGCCGACGAGCTGCTCGAGGCCGGCGCGCTGGTGGTCACCACGCGCGAGCCCCACGGGGTGCGGCCGGCCGGCCGGCTGACCGCCGCCGACCTCGTGCCGCTGTGCGAGCCGGGTCGGACGGCGTACGTCTGCGGTTCGGATGGCTTCGCGGAGGCGGCCAGCCGGCTGCTCGTCGACCTGGGGATCCCGGCGGCCGACGTCCGCGTCGAGCGCTTCGGCGCCAGCGGGTGA
- a CDS encoding M1 family metallopeptidase produces MARRAVVLLTTTVLVGLVPATAVADDHGRWSGEPTPGAPGIGDPYYPLDGNGGYDVAHYDLDLRYDPATDVLSGTATIEATATEDLSALNLDFEGLEVRSVTVDGRPATWSRDGGELTVTPDRPLWHDREFAVAVTYDGVPATIEDPLLGQSGFFHTDDGALVAGQPDVAATWFPANDHPLDAASVAVAIAVPEGLEGVSNGALEDTSTHDGWTTWSWDAQEPMATYLVTLAVGEFDLRAYEADGIRYWDAVDPTLAELDLAPATEGPLAGEVIDAALARQPEVIEFLAESFGPYPFSTAGAIVDNVPGMGFALETQTRPVYAPGFFADPLSGDLVVVHELAHQWYGDSVRLGAWQHIWLNEGFATYAEWLWLEREGLSTPQAEFDRLYANADTLFAGSEPPFWTVLVGDPGPETALLFHPAVYQRGAMTLHALRQVVGDTAFSQIVEEWATSRAGEAVTTEEFTALAEELSGRDLDDLFQAWLYTPERPPLG; encoded by the coding sequence ATGGCCCGCAGGGCTGTAGTGCTGCTGACCACGACGGTCCTCGTGGGGCTCGTCCCGGCGACCGCGGTCGCCGACGACCACGGGCGATGGTCAGGGGAGCCGACCCCGGGCGCCCCGGGGATCGGCGACCCCTACTACCCGCTGGACGGGAACGGCGGGTACGACGTGGCTCACTACGACCTGGACCTGCGCTACGACCCCGCGACCGACGTGCTCTCCGGCACGGCGACCATCGAGGCGACCGCGACCGAGGACCTGTCCGCCCTCAACCTCGACTTCGAGGGCCTGGAGGTGCGGTCGGTGACGGTGGACGGCCGGCCGGCGACCTGGAGCCGGGACGGCGGCGAGCTGACGGTCACCCCGGATCGGCCGCTGTGGCACGACCGCGAGTTCGCCGTCGCCGTCACCTACGACGGCGTGCCGGCCACGATCGAGGACCCCCTGCTCGGACAGTCGGGCTTCTTCCACACCGACGACGGCGCCCTGGTCGCCGGCCAACCCGACGTCGCGGCCACCTGGTTCCCGGCGAACGACCACCCGCTCGACGCCGCCTCGGTCGCCGTGGCCATCGCCGTCCCCGAGGGGCTCGAAGGCGTCTCCAACGGTGCGCTCGAGGACACCTCGACGCACGACGGGTGGACGACGTGGTCGTGGGACGCCCAGGAGCCCATGGCCACCTACCTGGTGACCCTCGCCGTCGGCGAGTTCGACCTCCGGGCGTACGAGGCCGACGGCATCCGGTACTGGGACGCGGTCGACCCGACCCTGGCCGAGCTGGACCTGGCCCCGGCGACCGAGGGTCCGCTCGCCGGCGAGGTCATCGACGCGGCCCTGGCCCGGCAGCCGGAGGTCATCGAGTTCCTGGCCGAGTCGTTCGGCCCGTACCCGTTCAGCACGGCGGGCGCGATCGTCGACAACGTCCCCGGCATGGGCTTCGCGCTGGAGACCCAGACCCGGCCGGTGTACGCACCCGGCTTCTTCGCCGACCCGCTGTCCGGCGACCTGGTCGTGGTCCACGAGCTGGCGCACCAGTGGTACGGCGACTCGGTCCGGCTCGGCGCCTGGCAGCACATCTGGCTCAACGAGGGATTCGCGACCTACGCCGAGTGGCTCTGGCTGGAACGGGAGGGCCTCTCCACCCCGCAGGCGGAGTTCGACAGGCTGTACGCCAACGCGGACACGCTCTTCGCCGGCTCGGAGCCGCCCTTCTGGACCGTCCTCGTCGGGGACCCGGGACCGGAGACCGCCCTGCTCTTCCACCCGGCCGTCTACCAGCGCGGCGCCATGACGCTGCACGCGCTGCGGCAGGTCGTCGGCGACACGGCGTTCTCCCAGATCGTCGAGGAGTGGGCCACCTCGCGGGCCGGCGAGGCGGTCACCACCGAGGAGTTCACCGCCTTGGCGGAGGAGCTGTCCGGGCGCGACCTCGACGACCTCTTCCAGGCATGGCTGTACACCCCTGAGCGGCCGCCGCTCGGCTGA
- a CDS encoding GNAT family N-acetyltransferase, whose product MHTEVCPVEAVDDDLRAQLLACWTDVSNAGGSVGFVPPVTEEEVAPHLDAVVERVHRGHELFAVLRVDGEFAGFAVLSLPVSPLRRHWATVLRVQVRPERQGRGLGRVLVSGVHAIARDRGLEFLHLTVRGGTGLEAFYATFGYREFGRMPGAVRVAPGDDRDELHLTCRL is encoded by the coding sequence GTGCACACCGAGGTCTGCCCGGTCGAGGCCGTCGACGACGACCTCCGGGCGCAGCTGCTCGCCTGCTGGACCGACGTGAGCAACGCCGGCGGGTCGGTCGGCTTCGTGCCTCCGGTGACCGAGGAGGAGGTCGCGCCCCACCTCGACGCGGTGGTCGAGCGGGTGCACCGTGGCCACGAGCTGTTCGCCGTGCTGCGTGTGGACGGCGAGTTCGCGGGGTTCGCCGTCCTGTCGCTGCCGGTCAGCCCGCTGAGGCGGCACTGGGCCACGGTGCTGCGCGTGCAGGTGCGCCCGGAGCGGCAGGGGCGGGGCCTGGGCCGGGTGCTGGTGAGCGGGGTGCACGCCATCGCCCGGGACCGCGGGCTGGAGTTCCTGCACCTCACCGTGCGCGGCGGTACCGGTCTCGAGGCGTTCTACGCGACCTTCGGCTACCGCGAGTTCGGCCGGATGCCGGGGGCGGTCCGGGTGGCGCCGGGCGACGACCGCGACGAGCTGCACCTGACCTGCCGGCTGTGA
- a CDS encoding formate/nitrite transporter family protein, producing the protein MAQTAREELGETDAPVEDQVVQAFDKIVDEGAQRLHRSWREVLTTGLAGGLEVATGVVSLLAVYAATGSHLLAGLAFSIGFIALMLAKSELFTEGFLVPVTAVVAGRAGVGQLGKLWAGTLVANLVGGWLVMWLVVHALPELGATAVESGRTFVEAPLDLQAVCLALLAGAFITLMTRMQHGADSETGKLAAAVAGAFLLAGLVLFHSILDSLIIFGAIHHGAPYGYGDWLAWFWYTTLLNVVGGLVVVTFLRLVRSKELIQRERSAAHS; encoded by the coding sequence GTGGCGCAGACCGCACGCGAGGAGCTGGGCGAGACCGACGCCCCGGTCGAGGACCAGGTGGTGCAGGCCTTCGACAAGATCGTCGACGAGGGAGCACAACGGCTGCACCGCTCGTGGCGGGAGGTGCTGACCACCGGCCTGGCCGGCGGGCTCGAGGTGGCCACCGGCGTCGTCTCGCTGCTGGCCGTCTACGCCGCCACCGGTAGCCACCTGCTGGCCGGGCTGGCGTTCAGCATCGGCTTCATCGCCCTGATGCTGGCCAAGAGCGAGCTGTTCACCGAGGGCTTCCTCGTGCCCGTGACCGCGGTGGTCGCCGGTCGGGCGGGCGTCGGGCAGCTGGGCAAGCTGTGGGCCGGGACGCTGGTCGCCAACCTGGTCGGCGGCTGGCTGGTCATGTGGCTGGTCGTGCACGCCCTCCCCGAGCTCGGCGCTACGGCGGTCGAGTCGGGCCGCACCTTCGTCGAGGCCCCGCTGGACCTGCAGGCGGTCTGCCTGGCGCTGCTGGCCGGCGCCTTCATCACGCTGATGACCCGGATGCAGCACGGGGCCGACTCCGAGACGGGCAAGCTCGCCGCAGCGGTGGCCGGGGCGTTCCTGCTCGCCGGCCTGGTGCTGTTCCACTCGATCCTGGACTCGCTGATCATCTTCGGGGCGATCCACCACGGCGCCCCGTACGGCTACGGCGACTGGCTGGCCTGGTTCTGGTACACGACGCTGCTGAACGTCGTCGGCGGGCTGGTGGTCGTCACGTTCCTGCGGCTGGTGCGCAGCAAGGAGCTGATCCAGCGAGAGCGGTCCGCCGCCCACTCCTGA
- a CDS encoding anthrone oxygenase family protein yields the protein MRSRQHRPAVACARPLALLSAVLAGLLAGGMVLIEAVLLPFWRSVPPAEFRRWFTANAPRIRTLMVPLGAAAGVVGVASAITDVVTSRRRSPASLTAAAATVGVVAVTVTVNEPANHRFTGGSLTDAETADLLASWARWHHLRVALGVVATVAAASALPPRRP from the coding sequence ATGAGATCGCGCCAGCACCGTCCGGCCGTCGCGTGTGCACGGCCGCTCGCGCTCCTCTCGGCCGTGCTCGCCGGGCTCCTCGCGGGAGGGATGGTGCTCATCGAGGCGGTGCTCCTGCCGTTCTGGCGCAGCGTCCCGCCCGCCGAGTTCCGCAGGTGGTTCACGGCGAACGCCCCGCGCATCCGCACGCTCATGGTGCCGCTGGGTGCCGCTGCCGGGGTGGTCGGTGTCGCCTCGGCGATCACGGACGTGGTCACCTCCCGCCGGCGCAGCCCGGCCTCGCTCACGGCCGCGGCAGCCACGGTGGGGGTCGTGGCCGTGACCGTCACGGTGAACGAACCGGCCAACCACCGGTTCACGGGAGGCTCCCTGACCGATGCGGAGACGGCGGACCTGCTGGCCTCGTGGGCGCGGTGGCACCACCTCCGGGTCGCCCTCGGCGTCGTCGCCACGGTGGCCGCGGCGTCGGCGCTCCCCCCGCGCAGGCCCTGA
- a CDS encoding DUF1990 family protein: MGLLRVLDPADLVDVPFTYAEVGATRDAELPAGYDHVERSVVVGSGPEAFQRAVAAVFDWRMQRGVRLRVRATGPASEPGTVVVLTAGLPRPGYDIPCRVVWAQATGDERGFAYGTLPGHPESGEEAFVVRLEPGGDVVFTLRVFARLASPLARLGGPVSTLVQRLATARYLTAVRQATEG, from the coding sequence ATGGGCCTCCTGCGCGTCCTCGACCCCGCCGACCTGGTCGACGTCCCGTTCACCTACGCCGAGGTGGGCGCCACGCGGGACGCCGAGCTGCCGGCCGGCTACGACCACGTCGAGCGCTCCGTCGTCGTCGGCTCGGGCCCGGAGGCGTTCCAGCGGGCCGTGGCGGCGGTGTTCGACTGGCGGATGCAGCGCGGCGTCAGGCTGCGGGTGCGGGCGACCGGGCCGGCGAGCGAGCCGGGCACCGTCGTCGTCCTGACCGCGGGGCTCCCGCGGCCGGGCTACGACATCCCGTGCCGCGTGGTGTGGGCGCAGGCGACCGGCGACGAGCGCGGCTTCGCCTACGGCACGCTGCCGGGCCACCCGGAGAGCGGCGAGGAGGCGTTCGTCGTCCGGCTCGAGCCCGGCGGCGACGTCGTCTTCACGCTGCGGGTGTTCGCCCGGCTGGCCTCGCCGCTGGCCCGTCTCGGCGGGCCGGTCAGCACGCTGGTCCAGCGGCTGGCCACGGCGCGCTACCTGACCGCCGTCCGGCAGGCCACCGAGGGATGA
- a CDS encoding HipA family kinase, which produces MLPAVTATRYVTPLREGGSLPGLMEADDLGTYVVKWRAAGQGVEVLVAEVVCGELARALSLPVPALVTVDVAPELAVGEPDVEVQELLQRSAGVNLGLDYLPGALDFEAGVAEVDAELAGRVLWFDALVGNVDRSWRNPNMLFWHGRLQLIDHGATLTFHHHWPGAAAAVTRPYDAAQHALVECSPDVRAADAALGARVTRPLLEQVLRQVPDDWLQGPSPDDAPQEVRARYVDQLLARLAARDAWLPPLVAAAAEGGSRRRRAPRGENRPSWLGPPPPAGTTQR; this is translated from the coding sequence GTGCTGCCCGCCGTCACCGCCACCCGCTACGTCACCCCGCTGCGCGAGGGTGGCTCGCTGCCCGGGCTCATGGAGGCCGACGACCTGGGCACCTACGTGGTCAAGTGGCGGGCCGCCGGGCAGGGCGTGGAGGTGCTCGTCGCCGAGGTGGTCTGCGGCGAGCTGGCCCGGGCCCTGTCGCTGCCCGTGCCGGCGCTGGTGACCGTCGACGTGGCGCCGGAGCTGGCGGTGGGGGAGCCCGACGTCGAGGTGCAGGAGCTGCTGCAGCGCTCGGCCGGGGTCAACCTCGGGCTGGACTACCTGCCCGGGGCGCTGGACTTCGAGGCCGGCGTCGCGGAGGTCGACGCCGAGCTGGCCGGCCGGGTGCTGTGGTTCGACGCGCTCGTGGGCAACGTCGACCGCTCCTGGCGCAACCCGAACATGCTGTTCTGGCACGGCCGGCTGCAGCTGATCGACCACGGCGCCACGCTGACCTTCCACCACCACTGGCCCGGTGCCGCCGCCGCGGTGACCCGCCCCTACGACGCCGCGCAGCACGCGCTGGTCGAGTGCTCGCCCGACGTCCGCGCCGCCGACGCCGCGCTCGGCGCCCGGGTCACCCGCCCGCTGCTGGAGCAGGTGCTGCGCCAGGTGCCCGACGACTGGCTGCAGGGACCGTCGCCGGACGACGCTCCCCAGGAGGTGCGCGCCCGCTACGTCGACCAGCTGCTGGCCCGGCTGGCCGCCCGCGACGCCTGGCTGCCGCCGCTGGTGGCCGCCGCGGCCGAGGGCGGGTCGCGCCGCCGCCGGGCCCCGCGCGGGGAGAACCGGCCGTCGTGGCTGGGCCCGCCGCCGCCTGCGGGGACGACCCAGCGGTGA
- a CDS encoding DUF3037 domain-containing protein, which translates to MSRDTFEYAVLRVVPRVERGESLNAGVLVYCRQRDYLGSRVHLDADRLRALDPTADPGAIRRALQAAADVCAADPASGAAGREALGSRFRWLTAPRSTVVQAGPVHTGLTDDPDAEADRLLQLLVLPLSE; encoded by the coding sequence GTGAGCCGGGACACCTTCGAGTACGCCGTCCTGCGCGTGGTGCCGCGGGTGGAGCGCGGGGAGTCGCTCAACGCCGGCGTCCTCGTCTACTGCCGCCAGCGCGACTACCTGGGTTCCCGGGTGCACCTGGACGCCGACCGGCTGCGCGCCCTGGACCCCACCGCCGACCCCGGCGCGATCCGCCGCGCGCTGCAGGCCGCCGCGGACGTGTGCGCCGCCGACCCGGCATCCGGCGCCGCCGGGCGCGAGGCGCTGGGGTCGCGGTTCCGCTGGCTCACCGCGCCGCGCAGCACCGTCGTCCAGGCCGGGCCGGTGCACACCGGGCTGACCGACGACCCGGACGCCGAGGCCGACCGGCTGCTGCAGCTGCTGGTCCTGCCGCTGTCGGAGTGA
- a CDS encoding DUF3995 domain-containing protein codes for MLTPYGGVLVGVGALALTGVLGEPADPTALRWHVLPWDPWFLLWGLLLVVAALSRRRLSRGSPSG; via the coding sequence GTGCTCACCCCCTACGGCGGGGTGCTCGTCGGCGTCGGGGCGCTGGCGTTGACCGGGGTCCTCGGCGAGCCGGCCGACCCCACCGCGCTGCGCTGGCACGTCCTCCCCTGGGACCCGTGGTTCCTGTTGTGGGGTCTGCTGCTCGTCGTCGCTGCGCTCTCCCGACGACGGCTGTCCCGCGGTAGCCCGTCCGGGTGA